GCCCTGACCCTGACGACCTTTCTCTCCTTGATGTCGTAAGCGAGAAGTTCTACATCTTCAACCGGCAGTATCTCTGTGTCTTTGCTCCGTATGACCCTTTCACGGTTCCTCTCGATGAGTGAATCAACCAGATCGCCTATCTTGACCTTCCCCCCGTCCGCCAGGAGGAGTTCGAAGTCGTGATGGTAGCTCTGCTGCTCTAGGGCCTCGTGTATGGCGCTTCTATCGCGGTCGCTCATCTTGTCGAACTCGTCGATCATGGCAAACCCTCCATCTGCCAGAACCAAAACGCCAGCCTCTAGAACCCAGGACCCCGTTAATTCGTCCCTAACAGCCGCTGCGGTGAGGCCGGCGGCGCTTGAGCTCTTCCCACTCGTGTAGATTGCCCTTGGTGCCAGGTTGGCAACGTAGCGGAGAATTTGGCTCTTCGCCACTCCGGGGTCCCCAACCAACAAAACGTGGCTCTCCCCTCTGAGCTTGGTTCCATCGGGCAGGGTGCGTTGAACCCCCCCAAAGAGTGCGAGCGCTATACCTTTCTTGACGTTCTTCATTCCCCATATGGCGGGGGCTATCGAGTCCACTATGGCGTCAACGACGTCCTTTCTTCTGGCCAGTTCCCTTATCTTCTGCTCGTCTTCGGGGGATATCTCAAGCTCCTCTATCTCCTTGCTGAGCTGTTCGATGTGGTTAACCTCAAGAACCTTCTTGAAAACCGGCCGTTTGTCCTTCTGTTCAAGTATCACACGGAGTATTCCTGTAACGAGGATCCTGTCGCCGGGCAGAGCCGTGTCAACGAGGTCATCCAGCAGGATCGCATCAATGAATCGGGGCATCTGACCACCCTTGAGGCTCTCCGGCCGGTCCTGGAGACGAAAGCTTTGGAAGTTTATAAAGCGGCTCTTCTCAACGTCTAAGTTGATGTTCCTGCTTCCACAGGCGTCGCACTTGGCCGGTTTCACGAGGTTGTCGTAGGGCCTCTGAAGGCGGACCATCTCGTTGCCACAGTCCTTGCACACGAACACCGCTTTCTCCACGAATGGTTTAACCTCGCTCACGCGCGTGATTATGCCCTCAACTTGGATCAGTCTGTTTATGTGCTCGCTTCCCAGTTCCTT
The genomic region above belongs to Thermococcus sp. and contains:
- a CDS encoding minichromosome maintenance protein MCM; translated protein: MDREEMIERFARFLREYVDDEGSPVYLNKLKDLLTVIPRRSLPIDWSHLNSYDPELADELLVNPEEAILAAEDAVQIVLREPPLLKGEEFKVHARFYNLPHSLLVKELGSEHINRLIQVEGIITRVSEVKPFVEKAVFVCKDCGNEMVRLQRPYDNLVKPAKCDACGSRNINLDVEKSRFINFQSFRLQDRPESLKGGQMPRFIDAILLDDLVDTALPGDRILVTGILRVILEQKDKRPVFKKVLEVNHIEQLSKEIEELEISPEDEQKIRELARRKDVVDAIVDSIAPAIWGMKNVKKGIALALFGGVQRTLPDGTKLRGESHVLLVGDPGVAKSQILRYVANLAPRAIYTSGKSSSAAGLTAAAVRDELTGSWVLEAGVLVLADGGFAMIDEFDKMSDRDRSAIHEALEQQSYHHDFELLLADGGKVKIGDLVDSLIERNRERVIRSKDTEILPVEDVELLAYDIKERKVVRVRA